TACGGCGTGGCCAATCACGGTGAAATCCGGGTGATTTTTAATTTTATCAAAATCGTTTGGCGAAATTGTGAAAAGCAGCTCATAATCTTCGCCGCCGCTCAAGGCGCACATTACAGGATTTAGATTGAATTCTTCGGAAGTTGTGATCGTCATCGTATCCATAGGAATCTTTTCCTCATATAGCCTGAAACCGACCTGGGACTGGTCTGAAAGATGAAGGATTTCTGAAGCCAAACCATCGGAAACATCGATCATCGATGTGGGCAAAACCTCAAGTTCGTCCAGAATTTTTTTCACATCGGTTCTTGCTTCCGGTTTTAGTTGCCGTTCCAAAATATAATCATAACCTTCCATTTCAGGCTGCATATTTGGATTTGCCAGAAAAACGGCGTGCTCTCTTTCCAGAATCTGCAATCCCAGATAAGCACCGCCTAGATCTCCGGAAACAACCAAAAGATCGTTTGGTTTTGCATTTTTTCGGGTAGCAATTTTATCAGAATTTTCCATTCCGATTGCGGTAATGCTCATCACCAACCCCGACGTTGAACTCGTTGTATCGCCACCTACCAAATCAACACCATATTTTCCGCACGCCAACTTTATACCTTCATAAATTTCGTCCAGCGCCTCAACCGGAAACCTGTTGGAAACTGCGAGTGAAACCAAAATCTGCGTGGGAGCTGCATTCATCGCTGCAATGTCACTTAGATTTACGATTACGGCTTTATATCCCAAATGTTTTAAGGGCACGTATCCGAGGTTAAAATGCACACCTTCCGCCAAAATGTCGGTTGTAACTACCACTTTTTTTCCATCGGGATTAATGATTGCGGCATCATCTCCTACCGAAAGTTCAGATGAATCCTGTTTTAAACTAAATTTTTCGGTAAGGCGTTTTATGAGACCAAATTCTCCTAATGCGGAAATTGGTGTTAAGTGTTGGTTTTTATCTTCAAGCATCATTATCTCAAGTTAATTTTTCCACTTTTGATCTTCAAAGACTTTCGGATCCAAATTTTCCGGGCGGAAAGGCAAAGCCTTGATATCTTGTTTGGTGAAAACTTTGGCGTCAGGCGATTTATAAGTGTTCAAAACCTCCAGAATTTCGTCCGGCGGCGTCGTAGATTTCCTCAGCATCATATCAATCCAAACGCCGAATGCTTCGGCTGTTGCACAATGTGTCCCGTCCGGCAGATAAAACTTATGAACAAACTGGTAAATGCTGCCGTCTTCGGCAAAACCATCAATTTCCAGGCTCACAAAAACCTCCTGATCCATATAAATTTCCTTGAAAAAAGAATATCTTTCATGCAGAATCACTGGCCCTATTCCCCAGCGGTTCAGCTCACTAAGCCCCATTTTATGGTTCGACATAAATGCCATCCGCGTCTGTGCGCAGTATTCAACATATGACGAGTTCGCCAAGTGACGGTTCGCATCGATATCGCTCCAGCGCACTTCAAATTTATGGTAGTATACAGACATATTTTTTATTTTTTTATTTGGGCAATCCCCACGCCCATGCAAAGCAGCTGCGTGGGGCCGGGCTGTTCACTGCAATCTTTTTTTACAAAAAAGGATTTCCGTTTCCATCCCTATTGCGTGAGATTCCCCGTAAAACTATCGCCTCAAAATTACGCATTAAAGGTGGTTTAAAAAATAGTATTTTTGCAAACGCTGTTAGGGCTTGAAGCCCTAATAGCGCTCCTCTCCTATGAACAAAAAGAAAATCATCATTGTCGGCGGCGGTGCAGCAGGTTTTTTCTGTGCGGCAAATCTGGATCCAGAGAAATTTGAAGTTAAAATCCTGGAGCAGAATTCCGATGTCCTTCAAAAGGTGAAAATTTCCGGCGGCGGACGCTGTAATGTGACACACGCCTGCTTTGATCCGCGCGAACTTGTACAGTTCTACCCTCGCGGAAACCGTGAACTGATGAGCGTTTTCAGTAAATTTCAGCCAGGCGATACAATGGAATGGTTCACAAACCGAAATATCCCGTTGAAGATTGAAAATGACAACCGGATTTTTCCAGAAAGCAACTCCTCACAAACCATTATCGGCTGCTTCAAAAAGGAAATTGCAGAAAAAAACTTTGAAATTCTGACCAAAACAACCGTGCTGGACATTCAGAAAGAGGAAAATCAATACCTCATCAAAACCAATAAGGGCAATTTTTCTGCAGATTTTGTGATTTACACCACCGGAAGTTCGCCAAAATCCCTTAAAATCCTTGAGGATTTAGGTCACAAAACCGTTTTGGCGGTTCCGTCGCTCTTCACTTTCAATATTAAAGATGATTTGCTGAAAAATTTGCCCGGAACCAGTTTCGATTATGCCGAAGTGTCGATCCCAAAACTGAAAACGGAAGAAAATGGCCCGCTTCTTATCACGCACTGGGGACTTTCCGGACCGGCAATCCTGAAAATTTCTGCGTGGAAAGCGCGCGAGCTTTTCGGTTTAAATTATCAGTTTGAAATTGAGGTGAATTTCATTGCAAAAAACATGTATGAAGCCGAAGCACTATTTTTAGAATTTAAACAGAATCATCCCAAAAAAACCATCGGACAAAGTAAGATTTTCGATGTCACCAGCCGTTTCTGGAACAAACTTTTAGAAATTTCAGGCATCAATCCCGAAAAACAGATCGCCAACATTTCAGCAAAGGAAATAAAAACCCTACTGGAAAATCTCTGCAAAAAAACCTTTAAAGTAGACGGAAAATCCACCTTTAAAGACGAATTTGTAACCGCAGGTGGCGTGGAACTGAAGGAAATTAATTTCAAAAATATGTCCTCAAAAATCCTGGAAAATTTCTATATCGCCGGTGAAGTATTAAATATTGATGCGGTGACGGGCGGTTTCAATTTTCAGGCGTGCTGGAGTGAAGGTTGGCTGATTGCGCAGGATTTGAATTCGAAATAATTTCTAAAAAGTGTGATGGTTATCTCCCAATCATCTTTTTTATCGCGTTCAGTTTCATCAGCGCTTCGATGGGGGTAAGTGTGTTGATGTCGATTTTAGTAAGTTCTTCACGGATATTTTCCAGAACCGGATCATCCAGTTGAAAAAACGAAAGCTGTAAATTTTCTTCAGTCACTTTCTTGATTTTTTCTTTGGAGCTGCCCTGAGTTCGGCTTTCTTCCAGGGTCTTTAAAATTTCATTGGCGCGGTTCACAACTTTTGAAGGCATTCCTGCCAATTTTGCCACGTGAATTCCGAAACTGTGCTCGCTTCCGCCCGGAACCAGTTTTCTCAAAAAAATAATATTCCCTTTATTTTCCTGAATGGTGACGTGGAAATTTTTGACTCTTTCAAAATTCAAAGTCATTTCGTTCAGTTCGTGGTAATGTGTCGCGAACAGCGTTTTCGGCTGTGCCGGATGCTGATGAAGATATTCCGCAATAGCCCAGGCGATGGAAACGCCATCGTAAGTAGAAGTTCCACGACCGATTTCATCCAACAGGATCAAACTTCTTTCAGAAATATTGTTGAGAATATTCGCGGCTTCGTTCATCTCCACCATAAATGTCGATTCACCTGCAGAAATGTTATCCGTAGCCCCCACCCGGGTGAAAATTTTATCCAAAATCCCAATTTCTGCATGCTTTGCCGGTACAAAACTTCCAATCTGGGCCAGAAGGCAAACCACGGCAGTCTGACGAAGAATCGCCGATTTACCTGCCATGTTCGGCCCCGTAACCATAATGATTTGCTGGGAATCTTTATCCAGATAAATATCGTTGGGAATATATTTTTCCCCCAATGGAAGTGCATTTTCAATGATTGGGTGGCGCGCCTCTTTTAAATCGACCGCGAACCCTTCATTCAGAATTGGTCTGGTATAACTCTCAGAAACAGCGAGTTCGCTCAATCCCACTGCAACATCCAGCTGCGCAATGATGTTTGAATTTTCCTGAATCTGATCGATATAATTCATCACATATTCGCACGCTTTGCGGTACAGTTGGTGTTCCAAAACCGAAATTTTCTCTTCCGCGCCCAGTATTTGGGTTTCATATTCTTTCAGTTCTTCGGTGATGTAGCGCTCTGCGTTTACCAAAGTCTGTTTCCGGATCCACTCAGCAGGAACTTTGTCTTTATGGGTATTTCGGACTTCGATATAATAACCAAAAACGTTGTTGAAATCGATTTTCAGCGAAGAAATTCCGGTGCGTTCCACTTCGCGCTGGCACATTTCATCCAAAAACCCTTTGCCTTTGCTTTGAAGGTTGCGAAGACGGTCAAGTTCCTCATTCACACCTTCTTTTATGACGTTTCCCTTTGCCAGATTCACTGGAAGCTCATCATTCAGGTGGGATTTCAGATATTCAATCAAATCCGAAAGATCATTTAGAGGTTCCAGCCAAGCCAGAAAATCGTGGTGCGGTTTCAGTTTTTCTTTAATTTCTTTGATGGAAGCCAAACTCTGGCGCAGATGACCCAATTCTTTCGGGGAGAGTTTTTCGGCCGCGAGTTTTCCCATTAACCGGTCCAAATCAGAAATGGATTTCAGTAAGCCCTGAATTTCATATTTCAGATAATCTTCATTATTAAAAAACTCAACCAAAGAAAGCCTTCTATTGATTTCATCGACGTTCTTCAGGGGCAGAATGATTCTTCGTCGCAGCAGCCTTCCGCCCATCGGCGTAGAGGTTTTATCCACGATATCGAGCAGGCTTTTTCCCTCTTTGTTTGACGGGAAAACAATTTCCAAATTCCGGAGTGTAAACTGGTCCATCATCAAATAATCCTCCTGCGGAATTTTCTGAATTTTGGTGATGTGTGTGAGCAAATCGTGGTGCGTATCTTCAACCAAATAAGCGAAGATGGCACCCGCAGCGGTAATTCCCAGTTCCATTTTCTCGACACCGAAACCTTTTAAAGAATTGGTTTTAAAATGATTCGTGAGTTTTTCCGTTGCGTATTTATACTGAAAAGCCCAGTCTTCGAGTTTAAATGAATTTTTATTTTTCAGTTGTAACGGCAGTTCCTTCGTCCTTTGGTAAATAATTTCACTCGGATCAAACGTGTGGGCGATGTGGAGTAATTTTTCGAGATTGCCTTCGGAAACGAGAAACTCCCCGGTAGAAATATCCACCAAGGCCAAACCATACTTCTCCTTTTCTTTATGAATGGAAAGCAGGAAATTGTTTTTCTTGGAATTAAGGACCTGATCATTAAAAGTAACCCCGGGCGTAACCAGTTCAGTAACACCACGTTTCACAATGCCTTTTACCATTTTAGGGTCTTCCAACTGATCGCAGATCGCTACCCGTAGCCCAGCACGAACCAACTTTGGCAAATAAGAATCAATGGAATGATGGGGAAAACCCGCCAGTTCGATATGCGAATCACCGTTGTTCCTTTTGGTTAAAACTATGCCCAAAACTTGCGACGCCTTGATGGCATCGGTCCCGAAAGTTTCGTAAAAATCCCCTACCCTAAAGAGCAAAAGAGCATCCGGATATTTCGCCTTGATGCTGTTGTACTGTGTCATTAAAGGGGTTTCTTTCTTCGCTTTTGACATTGCAGTTTTATCACAGATTTTCAAAGTTTGATATAGTGGACTCCGCGCAAAAACTTTGTGTGCTCCGTGTTTAAGTTTTAATTTTGCCAAAAATACGAAAATGTCATCCACCAAAAAACTGAAACTCCAGGAACTGGGCAGAATTGATGTAGAAACCTTCAAGCGCACGGAAAAGATTCCCTTGGTTGTGGTTTTGGATAATGTCCGCAGCATGCACAATGTGGGGGCGGTTTTCAGAACGGCGGATGCTTTTATTATAGAAAAAATTGTCCTTTGCGGAATTACGCCGGTTCCGCCACACCGGGAAATTCATAAAGCCGCGCTGGGAGCCACCGAAAGCGTGGACTGGATTTTTGAGAAAGAAATCTCAGCAGCGCTGCAAAACCTTAAAAATGAAGGTTTTGAAATCATTGGAATTGAGCAGACCTCTGACAGTCAAAACATTGAAGATTTCAAAATTGACCCAAACAAAAAATACGCCTTAGTCCTTGGTAATGAAGTAGATGGACTGAGCGAAGAAGCACTTCATCTATACGATACATTTCTTGAAATTCCACAGTTGGGTACCAAACATTCGCTGAACGTTTCCGTATGCGGCGGAATTGTGATGTGGGATTTCTTTAAAAAACTGAAATAAAAAAAAACCGCAAAATCCTGAGGGACAGTGCAGTTTTAAATAAATCTAATAAAAAGTAAAAATGAAAGGCTGCAAATATACTTCTTCGGAAACATATGATCCAAGATTTTTTTTAGGAATTTTATTAAATTTTCATTTTGGCTTCTTTTTTTCAGGAAATTCTTAAATTAGCCTAATGTTTATCAAAGATTATATCTCGAAAGACTATCCTGCATTCAATCATACAGATTCAATTGAAGTAGCTTCTGAAATAGCGACTGAATTTGGGTACTCTCACGTTTTTATAAAGAAAAAAGGGGTTTATGTTGGTGCTTTAAGTCAAAGTTTTCTGGAAGAAAGCCCTGAAGGCACGCTCGGCAGCCTGGAAATCCATTATGACAGATTTGCAATTCCGGAAGACGGAAATATTCTGGACACTGTGAAATTATTCCACATTTTCAACTCAAATGTAGTTCCGGTAATCACGCAAACCGAAAAATACCTTGGTTATATTTCCTGCGACGATATTTTCAGTGAGTTCTCAAAATATCCTCTCTTTTCGGAAAATGGCGCCATCCTGACGGTTCAGAGCAATAATCTTTACTACTCTTTTACTGAAATTGCAAAAATTGTGGAGAGCAATAATGCAAAAATGTACGGCTGTTACGTCAGCGGAATCAATGACGACAGTATTTTGATAACTTTGAAAATCAGCAATGATAATCTGAGCTCGATCGATGAAACTTTTGAAAGATACGGCTACAACGTAGTGAATAAACATTACGGTGACGAAAAAGAAGAACTGATGAAAGACCGTTTTGGCTTTTTCCAAAAATACCTTGAATTCTAAAAATTATGGTAGCCGCAATTTATACGCAAAAAAGCGATCTGGATACATTTCTTTATCTGAGCAAATTTATTTCTGAACTGGATAAGAGAGGTGTGAAATCCATACTTTTCTCCGGAATGGCAGAATCTATGCAGTTTTCAAAAGATTTTGTCACCTTCAGCAACAAGGAAGATCTGCTTGAAAACAACACCAATTTCTTTTTTACGTTTGGCGGCGACGGAACGCTGGTAGCCTCGCTCTTGTTTGTGCAGGACACGAACATTCCTGTAGTCGGCGTCAACACAGGCCGCCTGGGTTTTCTTGCAAGTTTCACCAAAGAAGATGCCTTTAGGGAACTGGATGACATCATTGACGGCGACGTTAAAATCTCAAAACGTTCTGTAATTGAAGTGGTTACTCCCAAGTCGGAGCTGTTTTTTCCTTTTGCTTTAAATGACATCACCATTTCAAGACGGGAAACCACCTCGATGATTACCGTTGATTCTTATATAAACAATGAATTTCTGAATGTTTTTTGGGGCGACGGTGTCATTATTTCTACGCCAACCGGTTCTACCGCCTATTCGTTGAGCTGCGGCGGGCCAATTATCTCTCCCGAAAACGACAATTTTGTAATTACGCCGATTGCACCGCACAATCTCAACGTTAGGCCTTTAATTGTAAAGGACGATTCCGAATTCAGATTAAAAGTTGAAAGCCGCGTACCTCAGTATGCCCTGTCCCTGGATTCAAGACTTGTACACATCGATACAGATGTAGAAATCGTGATACGGAAAGCCCGTTACAGCATGGCACTCATTCAGCCAAAAAGCCTCAGTTTTTATGAGACCATCAGGCAAAAGCTGCTTTGGGGACGGGATAAAAGAAATTAGGGCTTTTCGCATAATTTTCGTAACTTTACGTGATTAAAAATCCATAAATAAATTTCTAAAAAAGTAAAAAAATTATGAGCAGAATGTTTCCGGCAGGTGTTGCCACAGGACAATTGGTTACAGACATTTTTCAGTACGCAAAAGAAAACAGGTTCGCGCTTCCTGCAGTGAATGTTATCGGTTCCAGCAATGTGAACGCTACGATGGAAACAGCTGCAAAACTAAACGCACCAGTGATCATTCAGTTTTCTAACGGTGGTGCAGCTTTCAACGCCGGAAAAGGCTTGAGCAGCGACGGGCAAAAATCTGCAGTCCTGGGTGGTATTGCCGGTGCAAAACACATTCACACACTTGCCGAAGCTTATGGAGCAACAGTAATCCTTCACACAGACCACTGTGCAAAGAAACTTTTGCCTTGGATCGACGGACTGATGGATGCTAACGAAGAATTCTTCAAACAAACCGGGAAATCTCTTTATTCATCACACATGCTTGACCTTTCCGAGGAGCCTTTGGAGGAAAATATGGATATTTCAACCCAATATTTCGAAAGAATGGCAAAAATGGGAATGACCCTGGAAATCGAACTTGGTGTAACCGGCGGTGAAGAAGACGGTGTAGACAATACCGGAGTTGATTCTTCAAAACTTTACACTCAGCCTGAAGAAGTGGCTTACGCTTACGAAAAACTGAAAGCAGTTTCTCCAAACTTCACTATTGCCGCTGCTTTCGGAAACGTACACGGTGTTTACAAGCCAGGAAACGTAAAACTAACACCAAAAATCCTTGACAATTCACAAAAATTTGTTCAGGAGAAATTCGGAACTGGCGAGAAGCCGATCAATTTCGTATTCCACGGTGGTTCCGGTTCTTCACTGGAGGAGATCAGAGAAGCGATCGATTACGGTGTAATCAAAATGAATATTGATACAGACCTTCAGTTTGCATACACAGAAGGCATCAGAGATTATATGGGTGAAAGAGTAGATTATCTTAAAACTCAGATTGGAAACCCTGAAGGTGACGACAAACCAAACAAAAAATTCTATGATCCTAGAGTTTGGTTAAGAAAAGGTGAAGAAACCTTCTCAAAAAGACTGGTGCAGGCCTTTGAAGACCTGAACAACGTAAATACTTTAAAATAATTTGAAATTCAGAGTTTGGAATTTGATATTTTTGCAAAATCAAATTTCAAACTTCTAATAAGAGCTGAACTATGGCATTCGACTGGTTTAAAAGAAAAGCAAAAAACATCACCACTTCCACTGAAGATAAAAAGGACGTTCCAAAAGGTCTTTGGCACCAAACGCCTTCAGGAAAAATCGTAGAACACGATGAGCTCCGCAGAAATAATTATGTGTCTCCGGAAGACGGTTTCCACGTAAGAATCGGAAGTAATGAGTTTTATGAAATGTTCTTTGATGACAATAAATACAAAGAACTTGATGCAGGTGTAGAAAGTGTTGATATGCTTAATTTTAAAGACACGAAAGCCTATAGCGACCGGCTGAAGGAAGTAAAAGCCAAAACCAAACTTAATGACTCTATCAGAAATGCTGTGGGTAAAGTTGGTGGCCATGAAATGGTGATTTCCTGTATGGATTTCGCTTTCATCGGCGGCTCGCTGGGTTCGGTTATGGGGGAAAAAATCCGAAGAGCGGTTGATTATTGCATTAAAAACAAACTTCCGTACATGATTATCTGTCAGTCCGGTGGAGCAAGGATGCAGGAAGCGGCTTTTTCACTGATGCAGTTGGCAAAAGTTCAAAGCAAACTGGCGCAGCTCTCTGATGAAGGTTTGCCGTACATTGCTTACCTGTGCGACCCGACATTTGGCGGTATTACGGCGTCGTTTGCGATGACTGCCGACATCATTATGGCTGAGCCGGGCGCACTGATCGGTTTTGCAGGCCCAAGAGTTATCCGCGAAACCATTGGTAAGGACTTGCCGGAAGGCTTCCAGACTTCTGAATTCCTTGTGGAAAAAGGGTTTGTTGATTTCATTGTAAAACGAAATGATGCAAAAGCGAAAGTGGCGCAGACGGTCTCGCTTTTAACCCACGCTTAAAAATATTTGTAACAAAATGATAAAAATCTCACCTTATTCAGGTGAGATTTGTTTTATGAGAAATGCATTCAAGGTTTTTTTCAACTCCGCGAGAAGACTTTCTTTTGGTAAGATAGTCAGGCTTTTGCGCTTGACTTTACCACATCCTCTTTTTTCGGTTTTGAGTTTTTATGCGACGCTTAAAACCTATTCTATAGCAAAAAAATATTTCCCGAAAACTAATTCCAATGACGGGATCGGCAATGCGTTTCGACATGCGCTTTGGACCGCTTTGGCAATGATGTATTGCTGCAAAATCTCCTCACCTCAAAAATCTTATGTATTCTGCAAAAGGTTTACAGATATGCACGAAGAGCTTTTCCCCAATGAGCCTATCCAGACTAAAATGGATCTGCACAATAATCAGGTTGGCCTCAATATCTTTATGGAAATGCTTCCGGGAATTCACCGCCAGTTTTTTGAAACGGGCTTTCTGATTGATAAGATATTAGAAAAAACAAAAACCGCCGTAATTTTGCAAAGTGTGGATGACAACCCGGGAAACGAGTTGGTTTACTTAACGATTTAATTCTTCGTATTTAGGTTGCATAAAATTCCACTCAATATTTAATTTGAAATAAACATTTCGATTCTTTAAAATGAAAAAAATACTCTTTCTTCTGCTTATAAGCCAACTGATCTTTGCACAAAATCAAAAAACACCCTACGAAAAAGGTAACGGCAACCAAACGCCAACCTATGAGGAAATGGTCAGGTTTTATGATGAACTGGATGCCAAACACCAAAGTATTTGCATAAAAACCTATGGACTGACGGACAGCGGAGAACCGCTGAAGGTCATTTTTTTCAGTAATGACGGTAAATTCGATAAAAATAAATCCGTCATTCTCATCAATAACGGCATTCATCCCGGCGAACCGGACGGAATCGACGCTTCGATAATGATGCTCCGAAATTTTGCGGAAGGAAAACTGAAGGCCCCTAAAAATCTCATCATCGCGGTAATGGAATCCTACAACATCGGTGGAATGATGAACCGCGGAAAATACTCACGGGCGAACCAAAACGGACCGGAAGAACACGGTTTTCGCGGAAATGCAAGAAATTACGACCTGAACCGGGATTTTATCAAGACAGATTCCCGAAACGCCATGAGTTTTCAGGAAATGTTTCATGATGTTAATCCTATTTATTTCATTGATAATCACGTGAGTAACGGTGCCGATTACCAGTACACATTTACTTATATCAACACCAATAAAGAAAGGCTGGGGAAGATTTTAGGAAATTTTCAGAATGATGAAATGTCACCAACGATTAAAGAAAACTTATTAAAAAAAGGAATTATCTCCACACCTTATGTAGAAATCAACGGTCTGAAACCGGAACTGGGCTACGAAACCTTCATGGATTCGCCAAGATACGCGACGGGCTATACTTCTCTGTTCAATACTTTGGGTGAAGTGCCGGAAACGCATATGCTGAAACCCTATAAAGACCGTGTAAAAGTAACTTACGAGAATATGCTTTCCACGATCGAATATCTTGATGACAATATTGCGAAAATCAAGGATTTAAGACAGAAAAACCTGGGACAATATCAACCGGGAATGAAGTACGGCATCCAGTGGAAAATTGACTCAACCAAAACAAAAACTATAGAATTCAGAGGTTATGAAGCCGGAATGAAACCAAGTGAAATATCAGGAAAACCCAGGCTTTTCTACGACAGAAATAAGCCTTACACAAAGAAAATTCCTTTTTATGATACTTATACCGCCACAAAAGAAATTACGATTCCCAGATATTATGTTGTGCCACAATCTGAATGGCAAGTTCTGGCGCACCTGAAGCGTAACCAAATAGAAATGAAACCGCTGAAAAAAGACAGCACGATTACTGTTGAGCAATACAAGATTGCAGATTTCAAAACCTACCAGCGGCCGTACGAAGGGCACTATGCACATTACGACACAAAAGTTTCTGCCTCAGCTGAAAATGTAAAATTCAGAAAAGGAGATTATCTTATTTCTTTAAATCAAAAAGGCGTAAAATACCTTCTCGAAACTTTGGAACCGGAAGCTGTGGACAGCTTCTTCAACTGGAATTTGTTTGATTCCATCCTCGGCCAAAAAGAATACTATTCCGATTATGTTTTCGAAGATACGGGTGCCGAAATCCTTAAAAACAACCCAAAACTTCGTGAAGCCCTGGAGAAAAAGAAAGCCGAAGACCAAAAATTTGCAGAAGACGGACGCGCTCAACTGGATTGGGTTTACCGGAATTCCGAGTATTATGAAAAAACACATATGAGGTATCCGATATTTAGAATTTTATAAAATTATCCGCCTTTCAATACCGCTAACTCGTCCCGCAATTTCGCAGCCTTTATAAAATCCAGATTTTTTGCTGCTGCTTCCATCGCTTTTTGTTTTTCGGCAATGAGCATATCAAGATCAGCCTCACCATAAGAAGCGCGCTGCTCGGCAACCTGTTTCAGGATTTCTTTTTGGGTGTATTTGTCGTCCGGGAAATCCTTGGCTCTGCCAACCAATGCCTCAGATATTTTCTTGTTGACCTGCTTTGGCGTGATGTTATGGGCTTCGTTATATTCCTGTTGTTTTTGGCGGCGGTAATTGGTTTCATCGATGGTTTTCTGCATCGAACTGGTCATTTTGTCGGCGTACATGATCGCTTTTC
The sequence above is a segment of the Chryseobacterium taklimakanense genome. Coding sequences within it:
- a CDS encoding BaiN/RdsA family NAD(P)/FAD-dependent oxidoreductase; the protein is MNKKKIIIVGGGAAGFFCAANLDPEKFEVKILEQNSDVLQKVKISGGGRCNVTHACFDPRELVQFYPRGNRELMSVFSKFQPGDTMEWFTNRNIPLKIENDNRIFPESNSSQTIIGCFKKEIAEKNFEILTKTTVLDIQKEENQYLIKTNKGNFSADFVIYTTGSSPKSLKILEDLGHKTVLAVPSLFTFNIKDDLLKNLPGTSFDYAEVSIPKLKTEENGPLLITHWGLSGPAILKISAWKARELFGLNYQFEIEVNFIAKNMYEAEALFLEFKQNHPKKTIGQSKIFDVTSRFWNKLLEISGINPEKQIANISAKEIKTLLENLCKKTFKVDGKSTFKDEFVTAGGVELKEINFKNMSSKILENFYIAGEVLNIDAVTGGFNFQACWSEGWLIAQDLNSK
- a CDS encoding CBS domain-containing protein, whose product is MFIKDYISKDYPAFNHTDSIEVASEIATEFGYSHVFIKKKGVYVGALSQSFLEESPEGTLGSLEIHYDRFAIPEDGNILDTVKLFHIFNSNVVPVITQTEKYLGYISCDDIFSEFSKYPLFSENGAILTVQSNNLYYSFTEIAKIVESNNAKMYGCYVSGINDDSILITLKISNDNLSSIDETFERYGYNVVNKHYGDEKEELMKDRFGFFQKYLEF
- the thiL gene encoding thiamine-phosphate kinase → MLEDKNQHLTPISALGEFGLIKRLTEKFSLKQDSSELSVGDDAAIINPDGKKVVVTTDILAEGVHFNLGYVPLKHLGYKAVIVNLSDIAAMNAAPTQILVSLAVSNRFPVEALDEIYEGIKLACGKYGVDLVGGDTTSSTSGLVMSITAIGMENSDKIATRKNAKPNDLLVVSGDLGGAYLGLQILEREHAVFLANPNMQPEMEGYDYILERQLKPEARTDVKKILDELEVLPTSMIDVSDGLASEILHLSDQSQVGFRLYEEKIPMDTMTITTSEEFNLNPVMCALSGGEDYELLFTISPNDFDKIKNHPDFTVIGHAVDLEQGNYMVLRGRNELSQLTAQGWDAFLNKQ
- a CDS encoding acyl-CoA thioesterase, with amino-acid sequence MSVYYHKFEVRWSDIDANRHLANSSYVEYCAQTRMAFMSNHKMGLSELNRWGIGPVILHERYSFFKEIYMDQEVFVSLEIDGFAEDGSIYQFVHKFYLPDGTHCATAEAFGVWIDMMLRKSTTPPDEILEVLNTYKSPDAKVFTKQDIKALPFRPENLDPKVFEDQKWKN
- a CDS encoding NAD kinase — protein: MVAAIYTQKSDLDTFLYLSKFISELDKRGVKSILFSGMAESMQFSKDFVTFSNKEDLLENNTNFFFTFGGDGTLVASLLFVQDTNIPVVGVNTGRLGFLASFTKEDAFRELDDIIDGDVKISKRSVIEVVTPKSELFFPFALNDITISRRETTSMITVDSYINNEFLNVFWGDGVIISTPTGSTAYSLSCGGPIISPENDNFVITPIAPHNLNVRPLIVKDDSEFRLKVESRVPQYALSLDSRLVHIDTDVEIVIRKARYSMALIQPKSLSFYETIRQKLLWGRDKRN
- the fbaA gene encoding class II fructose-bisphosphate aldolase, whose translation is MSRMFPAGVATGQLVTDIFQYAKENRFALPAVNVIGSSNVNATMETAAKLNAPVIIQFSNGGAAFNAGKGLSSDGQKSAVLGGIAGAKHIHTLAEAYGATVILHTDHCAKKLLPWIDGLMDANEEFFKQTGKSLYSSHMLDLSEEPLEENMDISTQYFERMAKMGMTLEIELGVTGGEEDGVDNTGVDSSKLYTQPEEVAYAYEKLKAVSPNFTIAAAFGNVHGVYKPGNVKLTPKILDNSQKFVQEKFGTGEKPINFVFHGGSGSSLEEIREAIDYGVIKMNIDTDLQFAYTEGIRDYMGERVDYLKTQIGNPEGDDKPNKKFYDPRVWLRKGEETFSKRLVQAFEDLNNVNTLK
- the mutS gene encoding DNA mismatch repair protein MutS, translated to MSKAKKETPLMTQYNSIKAKYPDALLLFRVGDFYETFGTDAIKASQVLGIVLTKRNNGDSHIELAGFPHHSIDSYLPKLVRAGLRVAICDQLEDPKMVKGIVKRGVTELVTPGVTFNDQVLNSKKNNFLLSIHKEKEKYGLALVDISTGEFLVSEGNLEKLLHIAHTFDPSEIIYQRTKELPLQLKNKNSFKLEDWAFQYKYATEKLTNHFKTNSLKGFGVEKMELGITAAGAIFAYLVEDTHHDLLTHITKIQKIPQEDYLMMDQFTLRNLEIVFPSNKEGKSLLDIVDKTSTPMGGRLLRRRIILPLKNVDEINRRLSLVEFFNNEDYLKYEIQGLLKSISDLDRLMGKLAAEKLSPKELGHLRQSLASIKEIKEKLKPHHDFLAWLEPLNDLSDLIEYLKSHLNDELPVNLAKGNVIKEGVNEELDRLRNLQSKGKGFLDEMCQREVERTGISSLKIDFNNVFGYYIEVRNTHKDKVPAEWIRKQTLVNAERYITEELKEYETQILGAEEKISVLEHQLYRKACEYVMNYIDQIQENSNIIAQLDVAVGLSELAVSESYTRPILNEGFAVDLKEARHPIIENALPLGEKYIPNDIYLDKDSQQIIMVTGPNMAGKSAILRQTAVVCLLAQIGSFVPAKHAEIGILDKIFTRVGATDNISAGESTFMVEMNEAANILNNISERSLILLDEIGRGTSTYDGVSIAWAIAEYLHQHPAQPKTLFATHYHELNEMTLNFERVKNFHVTIQENKGNIIFLRKLVPGGSEHSFGIHVAKLAGMPSKVVNRANEILKTLEESRTQGSSKEKIKKVTEENLQLSFFQLDDPVLENIREELTKIDINTLTPIEALMKLNAIKKMIGR
- a CDS encoding RNA methyltransferase codes for the protein MSSTKKLKLQELGRIDVETFKRTEKIPLVVVLDNVRSMHNVGAVFRTADAFIIEKIVLCGITPVPPHREIHKAALGATESVDWIFEKEISAALQNLKNEGFEIIGIEQTSDSQNIEDFKIDPNKKYALVLGNEVDGLSEEALHLYDTFLEIPQLGTKHSLNVSVCGGIVMWDFFKKLK